A DNA window from Solanum lycopersicum chromosome 3, SLM_r2.1 contains the following coding sequences:
- the LOC104646423 gene encoding F-box protein At5g49610-like, protein MGDEIDDIEFARQMLSLKENKYEENKSGGMKQVVKKSHKISTPSDLPDGILFHILVKIPPKDIHKYVMRVCKSWKEIVSESFFIEKNFMESKTELVIQSGLGRRMKTKLIEIRKEFECESREVGLSKLSKIHSSCDGFLLMSEPGNNGMLQIINPATKFCLTIPRCPSHCQHKACSAALVFDSSTKQYKVVHVVTDSYGFEIFNVSSDDDELHWERVSSPWEDLNDRPFNPINFHWKNPVSINGRILHWYVDSAEYFITMQVKEEKFSRTYLPERVKQINKTKNYALVELYEFLSFINCDSEKTMNVWVLEDFRRKVWFKKHTIVAELTNYICPYKSSRQDERRMPRFWNLVVVAGARNGEVLIIEHKKNSSVFIYDTKSKVMKPVSSNMKKLESFVPHKDGLFRIMKSIA, encoded by the coding sequence ATGGGGGATGAAATCGATGACATTGAATTTGCTCGACAGATGTTGAGCTTAAAAGAAAACAagtatgaagaaaataaaagcgGAGGAATGAAACAAGTAGTTAAGAAGAGTCATAAGATCAGCACTCCTTCTGATCTTCCTGATGGTATCTTATTTCACATCCTAGTGAAGATTCCGCCAAAAGACATTCATAAGTATGTCATGCGCGTCTGCAAATCATGGAAAGAAATTGTCTCGGAGAGTTTCTTCATTGAGAAAAATTTCATGGAATCGAAAACAGAATTAGTGATACAGTCAGGATTAGGAAGGCGTATGAAAACGAAGTTGATAGAGATTAGAAAAGAATTTGAATGTGAATCGCGTGAAGTTGGACTAAGTAAATTAAGCAAGATTCATTCTAGCTGTGACGGATTTCTATTGATGAGTGAACCAGGGAACAATGGGATGCTACAAATCATAAATCCAGCAACAAAGTTCTGCCTTACTATCCCGCGATGCCCTTCACATTGTCAACATAAAGCTTGTAGTGCAGCACTTGTCTTTGACTCTTCGACAAAACAGTACAAAGTAGTGCATGTTGTTACAGATTCTTAtggttttgaaatatttaatgtgAGCAGTGATGATGATGAACTACATTGGGAACGAGTTTCTAGTCCGTGGGAAGATTTAAATGATCGACCCTTTAATCCAATTAACTTTCACTGGAAAAATCCAGTGTCGATTAATGGAAGGATTCTGCATTGGTATGTTGATTCAGCTGAATATTTCATTACAATGCAAGTAAAAGAGGAAAAATTCAGTCGAACTTATCTTCCAGAACGTGttaaacaaattaataaaacGAAGAATTATGCATTGGTGGAGTTGTAtgaatttctttcttttatcaaCTGCGATTCGGAGAAAACAATGAATGTTTGGGTTCTGGAAGATTTTCGAAGGAAAGTTTGGTTCAAGAAACACACGATCGTGGCAGAATTGACAAATTATATATGTCCATACAAATCATCAAGACAGGATGAGCGAAGAATGCCAAGATTTTGGAACCTTGTTGTTGTCGCTGGTGCGAGGAATGGTGAAGTATTGATTATAGAGCATAAGAAGAACTCTAGCGTATTTATATATGACACGAAGAGTAAAGTGATGAAGCCTGTTAGCAGTAACATGAAGAAATTAGAATCTTTTGTACCACACAAAGATGGCCTCTTTCGTATCATGAAGTCGATCGCGTAG